In a single window of the Acipenser ruthenus chromosome 8, fAciRut3.2 maternal haplotype, whole genome shotgun sequence genome:
- the LOC117406672 gene encoding uncharacterized protein LOC117406672 isoform X1, whose translation MFACSTIKAITLLFKQSLFKEDESTQREMNEGTEATLTLSRTRLPNFSSDETEILLTEVEMMFHRRTAGNRDPLALRKSKWQEIADKISAVSGMAREPKHLKKKLNDLRRRVRTRLAKIQADKRTRGAPSPSSRLSRLDERVLAIMPDLARSAVTGVDTLHTQLRSLEGKQPGCRMSPVLSLSSDYETDNQSTSSLDRPMEEGHATPYLLQRHGVTAPKGQSGPGARNMRSHDKAAPKVQSPISERGGREAGPSRARLGTGSVHAEFLPSREPTETPSSHPRHSTQASPQRAPLQGQKEAERCISSHELLAFQQGLKGAMEAGFCSIGSHLADIHRDLVRLDSTMSWMSDRLDANFATLAEALQERRPTSAPTPPESVWLHSSQSSSSPRIPRAPAASAAEPF comes from the exons ATGTTCGCATGTAGCACCATAAAAGCCATTACGCTGTTGTTCAAACAGTCTTTATTTAAAGAAGATGAAAGTACTCAAAGGGAAATGAATGAAGGCACTGAGGCAACACTGACGCTGAGCAGGACCAGACTGCCCAACTTCAGCAGTGATGAAACCGAGATCCTCCTTACGGAAGTGGAGATGATGTTCCACAGGCGGACCGCAGGAAACAGGGATCCCCTTGCACTCAGGAAAAGCAAGTGGCAAGAAATTGCTGATAAAATCAGTGCCGTCTCGGGAATGGCGAGGGAGCCCAAGCACTTAAAGAAGAAGTTGAATGACCTTCGTCGCAGAGTGAGAACGAGGCTAGCGAAGATCCAGGCAGACAAGAGGACTAGAGGGGCTCCGTCGCCCTCCTCACGCCTCTCCCGACTGGACGAGAGGGTCCTCGCTATAATGCCTGATCTCGCCAGAAGTGCAGTGACGGGAGTCGATACCCTTCACACGCAGCTCCGCTCCCTTGAGG GGAAGCAGCCTGGTTGCAGAATGAGCCCTGTGTTGTCACTGTCCTCTGATTATGAAACAG ACAACCAGTCTACCTCGTCACTGGACAGACCTATGGAGGAGGGACACGCTACTCCTTACCTGCTGCAAA GGCATGGTGTAACAGCACCAAAGGGTCAATCAGGTCCTGGTGCGAGGAATATGAGGTCCCATGATAAAG CAGCCCCAAAAGTACAATCTCCCATATCTGAGAGGGGTGGAAGAGAAGCAGGCCCCTCTAGGGCCAGGCTGGGAACAGGGAGCGTCCATGCTGAGTTTCTTCCGAGCAGGGAACCCACTGAAACTCCATCTAGCCATCCTAGGCACTCCACCCAAGCCAGCCCGCAAAGGGCTCCTCTGCAGGGGCAAAAGGAGGCTGAGAGGTGCATCTCATCGCACGAATTGTTGGCTTTCCAGCAGGGACTAAAGGGAGCCATGGAGGCTGGTTTCTGCAGTATTGGCAGTCATCTCGCAGACATTCATCGGGACCTGGTCCGGCTGGACTCCACCATGTCCTGGATGTCAGACAGGTTAGATGCCAACTTTGCCACCCTTGCAGAGGCTCTACAGGAACGGAGGCCAACCTCTGCTCCCACACCTCCAGAGTCTGTATGGCTACATTCCTCTCAGTCTTCCTCTTCCCCACGGATACCAAGGGcacctgctgcttctgctgcagaGCCCTTCTGA
- the LOC117406672 gene encoding uncharacterized protein LOC117406672 isoform X4, with protein sequence MFACSTIKAITLLFKQSLFKEDESTQREMNEGTEATLTLSRTRLPNFSSDETEILLTEVEMMFHRRTAGNRDPLALRKSKWQEIADKISAVSGMAREPKHLKKKLNDLRRRVRTRLAKIQADKRTRGAPSPSSRLSRLDERVLAIMPDLARSAVTGVDTLHTQLRSLEGKQPGCRMSPVLSLSSDYETDNQSTSSLDRPMEEGHATPYLLQTAPKVQSPISERGGREAGPSRARLGTGSVHAEFLPSREPTETPSSHPRHSTQASPQRAPLQGQKEAERCISSHELLAFQQGLKGAMEAGFCSIGSHLADIHRDLVRLDSTMSWMSDRLDANFATLAEALQERRPTSAPTPPESVWLHSSQSSSSPRIPRAPAASAAEPF encoded by the exons ATGTTCGCATGTAGCACCATAAAAGCCATTACGCTGTTGTTCAAACAGTCTTTATTTAAAGAAGATGAAAGTACTCAAAGGGAAATGAATGAAGGCACTGAGGCAACACTGACGCTGAGCAGGACCAGACTGCCCAACTTCAGCAGTGATGAAACCGAGATCCTCCTTACGGAAGTGGAGATGATGTTCCACAGGCGGACCGCAGGAAACAGGGATCCCCTTGCACTCAGGAAAAGCAAGTGGCAAGAAATTGCTGATAAAATCAGTGCCGTCTCGGGAATGGCGAGGGAGCCCAAGCACTTAAAGAAGAAGTTGAATGACCTTCGTCGCAGAGTGAGAACGAGGCTAGCGAAGATCCAGGCAGACAAGAGGACTAGAGGGGCTCCGTCGCCCTCCTCACGCCTCTCCCGACTGGACGAGAGGGTCCTCGCTATAATGCCTGATCTCGCCAGAAGTGCAGTGACGGGAGTCGATACCCTTCACACGCAGCTCCGCTCCCTTGAGG GGAAGCAGCCTGGTTGCAGAATGAGCCCTGTGTTGTCACTGTCCTCTGATTATGAAACAG ACAACCAGTCTACCTCGTCACTGGACAGACCTATGGAGGAGGGACACGCTACTCCTTACCTGCTGCAAA CAGCCCCAAAAGTACAATCTCCCATATCTGAGAGGGGTGGAAGAGAAGCAGGCCCCTCTAGGGCCAGGCTGGGAACAGGGAGCGTCCATGCTGAGTTTCTTCCGAGCAGGGAACCCACTGAAACTCCATCTAGCCATCCTAGGCACTCCACCCAAGCCAGCCCGCAAAGGGCTCCTCTGCAGGGGCAAAAGGAGGCTGAGAGGTGCATCTCATCGCACGAATTGTTGGCTTTCCAGCAGGGACTAAAGGGAGCCATGGAGGCTGGTTTCTGCAGTATTGGCAGTCATCTCGCAGACATTCATCGGGACCTGGTCCGGCTGGACTCCACCATGTCCTGGATGTCAGACAGGTTAGATGCCAACTTTGCCACCCTTGCAGAGGCTCTACAGGAACGGAGGCCAACCTCTGCTCCCACACCTCCAGAGTCTGTATGGCTACATTCCTCTCAGTCTTCCTCTTCCCCACGGATACCAAGGGcacctgctgcttctgctgcagaGCCCTTCTGA
- the LOC117406672 gene encoding uncharacterized protein LOC117406672 isoform X5, translating to MNEGTEATLTLSRTRLPNFSSDETEILLTEVEMMFHRRTAGNRDPLALRKSKWQEIADKISAVSGMAREPKHLKKKLNDLRRRVRTRLAKIQADKRTRGAPSPSSRLSRLDERVLAIMPDLARSAVTGVDTLHTQLRSLEGKQPGCRMSPVLSLSSDYETDNQSTSSLDRPMEEGHATPYLLQRHGVTAPKGQSGPGARNMRSHDKAAPKVQSPISERGGREAGPSRARLGTGSVHAEFLPSREPTETPSSHPRHSTQASPQRAPLQGQKEAERCISSHELLAFQQGLKGAMEAGFCSIGSHLADIHRDLVRLDSTMSWMSDRLDANFATLAEALQERRPTSAPTPPESVWLHSSQSSSSPRIPRAPAASAAEPF from the exons ATGAATGAAGGCACTGAGGCAACACTGACGCTGAGCAGGACCAGACTGCCCAACTTCAGCAGTGATGAAACCGAGATCCTCCTTACGGAAGTGGAGATGATGTTCCACAGGCGGACCGCAGGAAACAGGGATCCCCTTGCACTCAGGAAAAGCAAGTGGCAAGAAATTGCTGATAAAATCAGTGCCGTCTCGGGAATGGCGAGGGAGCCCAAGCACTTAAAGAAGAAGTTGAATGACCTTCGTCGCAGAGTGAGAACGAGGCTAGCGAAGATCCAGGCAGACAAGAGGACTAGAGGGGCTCCGTCGCCCTCCTCACGCCTCTCCCGACTGGACGAGAGGGTCCTCGCTATAATGCCTGATCTCGCCAGAAGTGCAGTGACGGGAGTCGATACCCTTCACACGCAGCTCCGCTCCCTTGAGG GGAAGCAGCCTGGTTGCAGAATGAGCCCTGTGTTGTCACTGTCCTCTGATTATGAAACAG ACAACCAGTCTACCTCGTCACTGGACAGACCTATGGAGGAGGGACACGCTACTCCTTACCTGCTGCAAA GGCATGGTGTAACAGCACCAAAGGGTCAATCAGGTCCTGGTGCGAGGAATATGAGGTCCCATGATAAAG CAGCCCCAAAAGTACAATCTCCCATATCTGAGAGGGGTGGAAGAGAAGCAGGCCCCTCTAGGGCCAGGCTGGGAACAGGGAGCGTCCATGCTGAGTTTCTTCCGAGCAGGGAACCCACTGAAACTCCATCTAGCCATCCTAGGCACTCCACCCAAGCCAGCCCGCAAAGGGCTCCTCTGCAGGGGCAAAAGGAGGCTGAGAGGTGCATCTCATCGCACGAATTGTTGGCTTTCCAGCAGGGACTAAAGGGAGCCATGGAGGCTGGTTTCTGCAGTATTGGCAGTCATCTCGCAGACATTCATCGGGACCTGGTCCGGCTGGACTCCACCATGTCCTGGATGTCAGACAGGTTAGATGCCAACTTTGCCACCCTTGCAGAGGCTCTACAGGAACGGAGGCCAACCTCTGCTCCCACACCTCCAGAGTCTGTATGGCTACATTCCTCTCAGTCTTCCTCTTCCCCACGGATACCAAGGGcacctgctgcttctgctgcagaGCCCTTCTGA
- the LOC117406672 gene encoding uncharacterized protein LOC117406672 isoform X2 encodes MFACSTIKAITLLFKQSLFKEDESTQREMNEGTEATLTLSRTRLPNFSSDETEILLTEVEMMFHRRTAGNRDPLALRKSKWQEIADKISAVSGMAREPKHLKKKLNDLRRRVRTRLAKIQADKRTRGAPSPSSRLSRLDERVLAIMPDLARSAVTGVDTLHTQLRSLEGKQPGCRMSPVLSLSSDYETDNQSTSSLDRPMEEGHATPYLLQRHGVTAPKGQSGPGARNMRSHDKAPKVQSPISERGGREAGPSRARLGTGSVHAEFLPSREPTETPSSHPRHSTQASPQRAPLQGQKEAERCISSHELLAFQQGLKGAMEAGFCSIGSHLADIHRDLVRLDSTMSWMSDRLDANFATLAEALQERRPTSAPTPPESVWLHSSQSSSSPRIPRAPAASAAEPF; translated from the exons ATGTTCGCATGTAGCACCATAAAAGCCATTACGCTGTTGTTCAAACAGTCTTTATTTAAAGAAGATGAAAGTACTCAAAGGGAAATGAATGAAGGCACTGAGGCAACACTGACGCTGAGCAGGACCAGACTGCCCAACTTCAGCAGTGATGAAACCGAGATCCTCCTTACGGAAGTGGAGATGATGTTCCACAGGCGGACCGCAGGAAACAGGGATCCCCTTGCACTCAGGAAAAGCAAGTGGCAAGAAATTGCTGATAAAATCAGTGCCGTCTCGGGAATGGCGAGGGAGCCCAAGCACTTAAAGAAGAAGTTGAATGACCTTCGTCGCAGAGTGAGAACGAGGCTAGCGAAGATCCAGGCAGACAAGAGGACTAGAGGGGCTCCGTCGCCCTCCTCACGCCTCTCCCGACTGGACGAGAGGGTCCTCGCTATAATGCCTGATCTCGCCAGAAGTGCAGTGACGGGAGTCGATACCCTTCACACGCAGCTCCGCTCCCTTGAGG GGAAGCAGCCTGGTTGCAGAATGAGCCCTGTGTTGTCACTGTCCTCTGATTATGAAACAG ACAACCAGTCTACCTCGTCACTGGACAGACCTATGGAGGAGGGACACGCTACTCCTTACCTGCTGCAAA GGCATGGTGTAACAGCACCAAAGGGTCAATCAGGTCCTGGTGCGAGGAATATGAGGTCCCATGATAAAG CCCCAAAAGTACAATCTCCCATATCTGAGAGGGGTGGAAGAGAAGCAGGCCCCTCTAGGGCCAGGCTGGGAACAGGGAGCGTCCATGCTGAGTTTCTTCCGAGCAGGGAACCCACTGAAACTCCATCTAGCCATCCTAGGCACTCCACCCAAGCCAGCCCGCAAAGGGCTCCTCTGCAGGGGCAAAAGGAGGCTGAGAGGTGCATCTCATCGCACGAATTGTTGGCTTTCCAGCAGGGACTAAAGGGAGCCATGGAGGCTGGTTTCTGCAGTATTGGCAGTCATCTCGCAGACATTCATCGGGACCTGGTCCGGCTGGACTCCACCATGTCCTGGATGTCAGACAGGTTAGATGCCAACTTTGCCACCCTTGCAGAGGCTCTACAGGAACGGAGGCCAACCTCTGCTCCCACACCTCCAGAGTCTGTATGGCTACATTCCTCTCAGTCTTCCTCTTCCCCACGGATACCAAGGGcacctgctgcttctgctgcagaGCCCTTCTGA
- the LOC117406672 gene encoding uncharacterized protein LOC117406672 isoform X3 — MSLFKEDESTQREMNEGTEATLTLSRTRLPNFSSDETEILLTEVEMMFHRRTAGNRDPLALRKSKWQEIADKISAVSGMAREPKHLKKKLNDLRRRVRTRLAKIQADKRTRGAPSPSSRLSRLDERVLAIMPDLARSAVTGVDTLHTQLRSLEGKQPGCRMSPVLSLSSDYETDNQSTSSLDRPMEEGHATPYLLQRHGVTAPKGQSGPGARNMRSHDKAAPKVQSPISERGGREAGPSRARLGTGSVHAEFLPSREPTETPSSHPRHSTQASPQRAPLQGQKEAERCISSHELLAFQQGLKGAMEAGFCSIGSHLADIHRDLVRLDSTMSWMSDRLDANFATLAEALQERRPTSAPTPPESVWLHSSQSSSSPRIPRAPAASAAEPF; from the exons ATG TCTTTATTTAAAGAAGATGAAAGTACTCAAAGGGAAATGAATGAAGGCACTGAGGCAACACTGACGCTGAGCAGGACCAGACTGCCCAACTTCAGCAGTGATGAAACCGAGATCCTCCTTACGGAAGTGGAGATGATGTTCCACAGGCGGACCGCAGGAAACAGGGATCCCCTTGCACTCAGGAAAAGCAAGTGGCAAGAAATTGCTGATAAAATCAGTGCCGTCTCGGGAATGGCGAGGGAGCCCAAGCACTTAAAGAAGAAGTTGAATGACCTTCGTCGCAGAGTGAGAACGAGGCTAGCGAAGATCCAGGCAGACAAGAGGACTAGAGGGGCTCCGTCGCCCTCCTCACGCCTCTCCCGACTGGACGAGAGGGTCCTCGCTATAATGCCTGATCTCGCCAGAAGTGCAGTGACGGGAGTCGATACCCTTCACACGCAGCTCCGCTCCCTTGAGG GGAAGCAGCCTGGTTGCAGAATGAGCCCTGTGTTGTCACTGTCCTCTGATTATGAAACAG ACAACCAGTCTACCTCGTCACTGGACAGACCTATGGAGGAGGGACACGCTACTCCTTACCTGCTGCAAA GGCATGGTGTAACAGCACCAAAGGGTCAATCAGGTCCTGGTGCGAGGAATATGAGGTCCCATGATAAAG CAGCCCCAAAAGTACAATCTCCCATATCTGAGAGGGGTGGAAGAGAAGCAGGCCCCTCTAGGGCCAGGCTGGGAACAGGGAGCGTCCATGCTGAGTTTCTTCCGAGCAGGGAACCCACTGAAACTCCATCTAGCCATCCTAGGCACTCCACCCAAGCCAGCCCGCAAAGGGCTCCTCTGCAGGGGCAAAAGGAGGCTGAGAGGTGCATCTCATCGCACGAATTGTTGGCTTTCCAGCAGGGACTAAAGGGAGCCATGGAGGCTGGTTTCTGCAGTATTGGCAGTCATCTCGCAGACATTCATCGGGACCTGGTCCGGCTGGACTCCACCATGTCCTGGATGTCAGACAGGTTAGATGCCAACTTTGCCACCCTTGCAGAGGCTCTACAGGAACGGAGGCCAACCTCTGCTCCCACACCTCCAGAGTCTGTATGGCTACATTCCTCTCAGTCTTCCTCTTCCCCACGGATACCAAGGGcacctgctgcttctgctgcagaGCCCTTCTGA